Genomic DNA from Flavobacterium sp. N502540:
CGTTGTCTTGTGGTACTTTTTCTTTTTCCATGGCCTTTTTATTTTCGGGAGAAGTTATGAAATAGCCGAAATCGTTTGTTGAATGAACAGATTAATTTCGCATTCTAAAAGTAGTTTGTCATCAACTAAACTTTCGCAGCTCATGGTGCATAAAGTATAATCGTCACCCGCAAATTTTGAAACTAAATTTGCTTTGGTAATAATAGTGTCATTAACTTTTGGCAGTGCATGTATTTTCAGATTCTTTATAGCACTGATGAAACCAATTACATTTACGTTTTCATTTTCTGTTCCGTCATCGTCAAAAAAATATTTTTTGCCTACAATTGAGGAACAGGTTTGTGCGGTGTTTTCGATGAGCCCGGCTTCAATAAAAATGTTGTTGTCAACAAAAATATTGTCTTCACGGATCAAAAAGGTGGTTTCTACAAAACTGGAATTTATATCCAAAATTAAATCCACCATAAGCAATGGTGCTCTGTGGGGTAGGTAGTTTTGTATGTCGACTCCGGTTTTCATTCCTATTATATTATTTGGCTAAAACGGTCTTCATTTGTCCGTTCGCAATTTCTTCATTATTCAGATACGTTACGATGTCTACCAGAGTAATTCCGGCAAACTCCTGTAAAATAGTTATGGTCGATTGAATTGTGTCGTTGACTTTGGGTAACTTTTTTATTTCAATTTCTTTGATCGATCCAATGTAGCCTGTTGGGGCTGTTTCGTTTTTTAGGAAAAATTGATAGCCTGTGTGCAAAGCCACAGATTGCGCCATATGCTCGATTAAACCTGCTTCTAAAAAGGTATCGTTGTCGGAAAAAATATTATCGTTTTCAATTTTTAATCCCGCAACCAATGAGGTCTCGGTAAACGAATACATTTTATCAACCATAACAAAAGGAAACTTTTGAGGCAATAAATTTTCGACAGCGTTTTTTTCTAAAAGTAAAGTAGTTTCCATTAGCAAACAGTTAAATAAGCATACGCAAAAGAGAATCTTCCGCTTTCAGGGACAGATAATAGAATACGTTCTCCTTTTTTCAAATTTCCTGAATTCATTAATTCTTCCAAAGCCAAGTAAATAGAGGCAGAACCAACATTGCCAACTCTTGAAAGATTCATGAACCATTTTTCATCGGCCATACCGATTCCTTTTTCACTAAGTCCTTTTTTTAGTCCTTCCACAAAAAAGTTAGAAGAAACGTGAGGGATAAAATAATCGACATGATCTGATGTGATCTTGTTTTTATCCATAGCCTCTTTCATACTTTCTGCTCCTTTGGAAAGAATAAACTCGTCCAGTAATTTTACATCTTGTTTGATGGCAAAAACCGATTCGTTTAACCATTGCTCCGGTGCATAATCGCTCCAGGCTTTGATTTCGCCATTTTCTAATTTATCACCACCGGCATACATACAGGTTTCTAATTCGTAAGCATACGAAAAGGCTTCCATCCATTCAATTTTTAATGAGATTGCTCCTTTTGGTTGGTTTTCTAATAAAAACGCTCCTGCACCATCAGATAACATCCATCGTAAAAAATCTTTTTTGAAGGCAATGATGGGCTGCTCTTCCAAGTTTTTCAAATTGGCAGCTTCGTGGTTGTACATTTGGGCATTGAGCCAGGTCGAAACTTTTTCAGATCCTGTACAAATTGCATTTTTTGAATTCCCTGATTTTACAGACAGAAAACCAAATTTTAAAGAATTCATACCTGCACAGCAAACTCCTGTTGAAGAATTTAGTTCTACAGATTTGTTTTTCAATAAACCGTGTACCATCGCAGCATGTGAAGGAAGAAAGATATCAGGTGTTGAGGTTCCGCATGAAAGTACTTCAAGATCCAGTGCTGTAAAGTTTTCATCAAACAATTGCAGAATTGCATTTCGTGTTAACTCGGCGTTGTTGTGCGTGCTTTTCCCGGACTTATCTATTGCGTAATAACGAGTTGTGATTTTATTATTGCGCAAAATAATACGTCTTGCTTTAGAGGCAGCATCATTAATGAGACCCAGATAACTTTCCATCTCATCATTAGAAATGGCTTCATTTGGCAAATACTTTGCGGCTTTGGTAATATATACTTCAAACATAATCTAATTTCGTCTTCTAAACTCCTTGATAATATTGAGTTTCTCTTTTTATGGTATTTAACTTAAAGGGGTAGGTAATAAGGTGCAATATATACACTATTGGCGAGATTAACCATATTGCAAGGAATAAATAAACATTAAATACTTTAAGAAGTGTTTTTCTGTTTTTTTGATTTTTATAAATCAGATTCGACCACTTATTAAAAATTTTATTTGCCGTTTTATCAACGGTGACCAAATAAGGGCTGATTTTAACAGCATCAATGGCAAC
This window encodes:
- a CDS encoding ABC transporter permease; the encoded protein is MKTGVDIQNYLPHRAPLLMVDLILDINSSFVETTFLIREDNIFVDNNIFIEAGLIENTAQTCSSIVGKKYFFDDDGTENENVNVIGFISAIKNLKIHALPKVNDTIITKANLVSKFAGDDYTLCTMSCESLVDDKLLLECEINLFIQQTISAIS
- a CDS encoding beta-ketoacyl-ACP synthase III, with the protein product MFEVYITKAAKYLPNEAISNDEMESYLGLINDAASKARRIILRNNKITTRYYAIDKSGKSTHNNAELTRNAILQLFDENFTALDLEVLSCGTSTPDIFLPSHAAMVHGLLKNKSVELNSSTGVCCAGMNSLKFGFLSVKSGNSKNAICTGSEKVSTWLNAQMYNHEAANLKNLEEQPIIAFKKDFLRWMLSDGAGAFLLENQPKGAISLKIEWMEAFSYAYELETCMYAGGDKLENGEIKAWSDYAPEQWLNESVFAIKQDVKLLDEFILSKGAESMKEAMDKNKITSDHVDYFIPHVSSNFFVEGLKKGLSEKGIGMADEKWFMNLSRVGNVGSASIYLALEELMNSGNLKKGERILLSVPESGRFSFAYAYLTVC